The stretch of DNA TCACCTTGCCACCGTCGCTCGGCACGACGGTGAGGTCTGCTCCCAACGCCTCCATCGTTGCGAGCTTCTCGGGCGCGTAAGCATCAGATGACACGACCTTCAACCGGTAGCCCTTCGCCGTGCACACGTATGCGAGCGACGAGCCAGTGCTGCCTCCCGTGTACTCGACGACGGTCATGCCCGCCCGTAGATCCCCGCGGCGCTCCGCCTCCTCGATCATCGCCAGCGCCATCCGTTCCTTGTACGACCCGGTGGGGTTGAACCACTCCAACTTGACGAACACATCCGCGGCGCCGCCCGGGACCACGCGCCTCAACTGCACCACCGGCGTGTTCCCGACGACGTCCAACATCGACGTTCCCACGCGCATCACGTCCCCCCTCAGTTTCGGCGGCGACCGACCGGTGGACCGAGCATGGCAGACGCACTCGACCACAGGAAGGACGCATGATCACGCGTTCCATGGTCGCAGGGGTCGCCGCCGTCATGCGTTCCGATTGCCGGCTCGCTCACCGTCAAGGCCTGCCCAACTGGATGATCGGAGCGGCCGGCTCCCGACGCGGTCCCGTCCGGAGACCCGCTGGTCAACGCCACTTAGCGCTGTCAGAGCTCCGACGATGCAGGCCGGGGCTCGAAGCGCCGTAGGCGCTCGTCGAGTTCAGACCGCACAGTGACGTCCAGCGCCTTGTATCGGAGACCGCCGTTGGTTGGGTCCGCCTGATAGATCGCCGAGGCGAGGGCCGCCTCGTGGACGTCGGATGCCGGCGGCGTGACACTTGCCCGCCGAGCCTCGGCTAGGTATCGCGCCTCGATGGCTGAGACGAACCCGGGGTCGGTCGAAGGCCAAGTCATGCGCACGAGTCTCGCGTTCTCTGCAACCGGCGTCGATCCGGATCCAGGAGCGCCGCACTTCGAAGCAGCGAGGACCTCCCTAGTTCGGTGTGCTGAGGCTCTCGGCACCATCACGTTGTCGACGCGGCGAGAATCTGGACCGCGGAACCCGGTCGCGTCCCGAAGCGATCCAAGAGGTCCTGCAAGGCTGAGTTGGCGCCTGTTCCGTAGTCGCACTCGATCGCGATCGAGACGCCGCTGTCGAGGAACTTGCGGCCCACCGCGTGGAGGACTGCGTGAGTGATCTGGACCGCATCCGAGGCCTCGGGATCGACCGCCCCGAAGTTGGCCATCTCGACGGCGCCAGCGGATCGGCCACGGTAAGCAAGACCAACGCCGATGATCTCGCCACCTCGCCGAATCACGTGAGCTGTGCCTCGGATCACGTCATCTCCGGCGAGGAGCCTCCGTACGTCCGCCTGTTCGAGATCGACGCACGGATCCCACCGATGCGAGGCCGCGTACAGCCGTCCGAGAGCTTCGAGGAACTCACCGTCATCGACCGGCACGGCGAGGATCTCTGTGTCAGGAAGCGGCGACGGCTCGGGAAGATCCCGCAGCGCGACATCGGCGGAGGTGACGAGCAGCGAGTAGCCGTGACCGTGAGCGAACCTCAGACCCGCTCGCTGGTCAGACGGGATCCGGGCCTTGGTAGGGACTTCGCGGCCGGCTCGCAACCTCTGGAGCAACTCCGAGCCGATCCCGCAGCGGCGTCTGGTGGGCTCAACGTGAACGGTGATCCAGTCCCTGGCGGGATGGAGCGGGAAGTGGAAGCGGGCTCCGAACGCCACTACGCGGTCGTCGATGAACGCGCCGTAGACGACATCGGCGTCCTCAACCCAACGATCGAGCATCCGATGCTCCACGTCGACGTGAGCCAGAACAGCTTCGATCGCCGGACCGCTCCCGCTGATGGGATTGATAGTCCAGCCATCCCCATCCACACCCCAAGTATCGCTGCCCGCACCAAGGCGAGCTGCCGCCAAAGGGGTAGCGTCCGTCAGATCATCTGAGGAGCCTGGATGGATACAGCGTTCATCCCCATCATCGTCAGCGCCGTGAGCGCCCTCGTGGCGCTCGGGTTGGTCATCGGGCACCTCGCCAGAGTCGGCCGCGACACCAGCCGCATCACCGAGCTCGAGGACGAGCGGCGGCGGTTCGCCGACCGGCTCGGTCTCGCCTACGTCGCAGGCGACACCCGCGGCATCGCCGACCTCCCGCTCCAGCTGTTCCGGACGTTCAGCCCCGAGGGGGTCCACCGGGTGGCGTCGGGGATGCACGAGGGGCGACGGGTGCGGATCTTCGATCTCGATGTCGCCGGATCGTGGTCAGGCATGGACCGAGGCATCGGGTTCTGGCGACACCACTGCGCCCTCGTCGAGACCGGCGTGAGGCGACCAACCACGGTGATCGACCCTGTCGACCGGCTCGACCGTCTCATGGGGGTGCGTCGAGCCAGCCTGGGTCTCGGCGACCGGCGCTTCGACCGCCGCTACCGCCTCTCCTGCGAGGACCCGCCCTGGCTGACACGGGTCCTCGACGCTGACCTCCGCGCCTGGCTCCTACGCAAGGCACCCGACGTCCGCTTC from Acidimicrobiales bacterium encodes:
- a CDS encoding GNAT family N-acetyltransferase: MDGDGWTINPISGSGPAIEAVLAHVDVEHRMLDRWVEDADVVYGAFIDDRVVAFGARFHFPLHPARDWITVHVEPTRRRCGIGSELLQRLRAGREVPTKARIPSDQRAGLRFAHGHGYSLLVTSADVALRDLPEPSPLPDTEILAVPVDDGEFLEALGRLYAASHRWDPCVDLEQADVRRLLAGDDVIRGTAHVIRRGGEIIGVGLAYRGRSAGAVEMANFGAVDPEASDAVQITHAVLHAVGRKFLDSGVSIAIECDYGTGANSALQDLLDRFGTRPGSAVQILAASTT